One stretch of Roseimicrobium sp. ORNL1 DNA includes these proteins:
- a CDS encoding STAS domain-containing protein, which produces MTFSIETQPGLSIACLGGHVDTLNAGELENTLVALADTGENQLLVDCTSLEYINSAGLRVFLLVAKRKEATGGKCAFCGLTMNVKLVFETIGFDRILTVYDSRAAALAQIQPLSQAAA; this is translated from the coding sequence ATGACCTTCAGCATTGAGACCCAGCCCGGACTTTCCATCGCCTGCCTTGGCGGTCACGTGGATACGCTGAATGCCGGGGAACTGGAGAATACTCTTGTCGCCCTGGCGGACACCGGGGAAAACCAGCTCCTCGTGGACTGCACCTCCCTGGAGTACATCAACAGCGCCGGCCTGCGTGTGTTTCTCCTCGTCGCCAAGCGCAAGGAAGCCACCGGCGGCAAATGCGCCTTCTGCGGGCTCACCATGAATGTGAAGCTGGTGTTTGAGACCATCGGTTTTGACCGCATCCTCACGGTGTATGACTCACGGGCGGCTGCCCTGGCGCAGATACAGCCGCTCTCACAGGCGGCTGCCTAA
- a CDS encoding SpoIIE family protein phosphatase, with amino-acid sequence MFANLLKGSLKSRFTRLIGIPASVFLVLAFGLVTYLTFSRSVESTAAEALGMVRIHAAKLDQVLATAAQVPHMHARLFESGAMKDQETVKKYITDSLAKTPGIYGSCLAFEPNTFIPGVTNYCPYAYWKDGQATFENLIPPGYNHFEWPWYNDPKRLGHAVWTEPYFDTGGGNVIMTTRSVPFRKPSQNGSEGEFWGVATIDISLEALLGDLNALTVGETGYALLLSPEGRILGCPDKGKIMTTKLEQLNPELAAALMPGSEGFIAATDPLHKRPVRVAYSPVPAANFMLALVYPEREVFADANRLLNYLIIIGLLGLLFLFTILWLVARSVSEPVAELASAARKIADGDLVQRLESRSNIDEVKELASAFEKMTRDLRMRMEELRYTTTLKERMAGELNAARSIQMSMLPREWRDKSNWQGHARVALHAIIQPAREVGGDFYDYRFLDERRLSILIGDVSGKGVPAALFMAMTQTLFQAHADATRTVTDVMARVNNALCAETHTGMFVTLLYAMLDVQSGTLEMCNAGHLAPYRLVHGKPPVPIESARNPALGLVKDIQFKTATTQLNPADRVFFYTDGVTEAFNQKNELYSTARLEALLEKSMDVSVEMLTQTVIADVQHHASGHEASDDLTVLAVNFNPKEVSRG; translated from the coding sequence GTGTTTGCCAATCTGCTCAAAGGCTCGCTGAAGTCGCGGTTCACCCGCCTGATTGGCATTCCTGCCTCCGTCTTTCTTGTCCTGGCCTTCGGGCTGGTGACGTATTTGACCTTCAGCCGCTCGGTCGAGTCCACGGCGGCCGAGGCCCTCGGCATGGTCCGCATCCATGCGGCAAAGCTCGATCAGGTGCTGGCCACCGCGGCCCAGGTGCCCCACATGCACGCGCGCCTCTTTGAGAGTGGCGCCATGAAGGATCAGGAGACGGTGAAGAAATACATCACCGACTCCCTGGCAAAGACACCCGGGATCTACGGTAGCTGCCTGGCCTTCGAGCCCAATACCTTCATCCCCGGCGTCACCAACTACTGCCCCTACGCCTACTGGAAGGATGGGCAGGCCACGTTCGAGAATCTGATCCCGCCCGGGTACAACCACTTCGAGTGGCCCTGGTACAACGATCCCAAGCGTCTCGGCCACGCTGTGTGGACGGAGCCCTACTTCGACACCGGCGGTGGCAATGTCATCATGACCACGCGCAGCGTGCCCTTTCGCAAACCCAGCCAGAACGGATCCGAAGGGGAATTTTGGGGCGTGGCCACCATCGACATTTCTCTGGAGGCCCTGTTGGGTGACCTAAATGCCCTGACCGTGGGAGAAACCGGGTATGCCCTCCTCCTGAGCCCGGAAGGACGGATCCTGGGCTGCCCGGACAAGGGGAAGATCATGACCACGAAGCTTGAGCAGCTCAATCCCGAGCTCGCAGCTGCGCTCATGCCGGGCAGCGAAGGTTTCATCGCGGCCACGGATCCCCTGCACAAACGTCCCGTGCGCGTGGCCTACTCTCCGGTGCCAGCGGCGAATTTCATGCTGGCACTCGTCTACCCCGAGCGGGAGGTCTTTGCGGACGCCAACCGGCTGCTGAATTACCTGATCATCATCGGTCTGCTCGGCCTCCTCTTCCTGTTCACCATCCTGTGGCTCGTCGCACGCTCTGTCAGCGAGCCGGTGGCGGAACTGGCCAGCGCCGCGCGGAAGATCGCGGATGGCGATCTCGTCCAGCGCCTGGAGTCGCGCTCCAACATCGACGAAGTGAAGGAACTGGCTTCCGCGTTTGAAAAGATGACCCGCGACCTGCGCATGCGCATGGAGGAGCTGCGCTACACCACCACGCTGAAGGAGCGCATGGCGGGTGAACTCAACGCCGCCCGCAGCATCCAGATGAGCATGCTGCCGCGCGAATGGCGGGACAAGTCCAACTGGCAGGGCCATGCCCGAGTAGCACTGCATGCCATCATCCAGCCCGCGCGCGAGGTGGGCGGCGACTTCTACGACTACCGGTTTTTGGATGAGCGGCGCCTCTCCATCTTGATCGGTGATGTGTCCGGAAAAGGGGTGCCCGCCGCCCTTTTCATGGCCATGACGCAGACGCTCTTCCAGGCGCACGCCGATGCCACACGCACCGTCACGGACGTCATGGCCCGGGTGAACAATGCCCTCTGCGCGGAGACGCACACGGGCATGTTCGTCACGCTGCTGTACGCCATGCTGGATGTGCAGAGTGGCACCCTGGAGATGTGTAATGCAGGGCACCTGGCCCCGTACCGCCTCGTACATGGCAAGCCGCCCGTGCCGATCGAGAGCGCGCGCAATCCCGCGCTGGGTCTGGTGAAAGACATCCAGTTCAAGACCGCCACCACACAGCTCAATCCCGCTGACCGCGTTTTCTTCTACACCGATGGCGTGACCGAGGCGTTTAACCAGAAGAACGAACTCTATTCCACCGCGCGCCTCGAGGCCCTGCTGGAGAAGAGCATGGATGTCTCCGTGGAAATGCTCACCCAGACAGTCATCGCCGATGTGCAACACCACGCCAGCGGCCACGAAGCCTCAGACGACCTCACCGTTCTGGCAGTGAACTTCAATCCCAAGGAAGTGTCGCGGGGATAG
- the thiS gene encoding sulfur carrier protein ThiS, whose product MQVTVNGTPTQFSGTSSTVAALLDFLGLAGKPVVVELNQRALFPRELASTPLAEGDVLELVQITAGG is encoded by the coding sequence ATGCAAGTCACCGTCAACGGCACGCCCACCCAATTTTCCGGCACCTCCTCCACCGTGGCGGCGCTCCTGGATTTCCTGGGACTGGCGGGCAAGCCGGTGGTGGTGGAGTTGAATCAGCGCGCGCTCTTCCCGCGCGAACTTGCATCCACGCCCCTTGCGGAGGGAGACGTGCTCGAGCTCGTGCAGATCACCGCCGGAGGCTGA
- a CDS encoding methyltransferase domain-containing protein, whose protein sequence is MKLPFVRRKKHEASLLHEKTRRVKAKESGKRAKKSADRAKKKVKQLEGRITELLGILEIMQGQLAGTGAGAGAVNPAPVSLVNGDLRALFALKLKGEGIEIGALHYPLRVPPGVKVRYVDKRTKKENEDTFPELASKNIVETHWIGDGQWLEGMADESQDFVIANHMLEHCVNPLKTLEHFLRVLRPEGRLFIALPDKRFTFDVERPLTPFEHVLQDYRSNRQVEDREMYEEYRDFVDASFDVDKALQTKADIHHHVWTQAEVLEFFTEAKRKLGWPLEIELFGSQGIEVVLVMQKIEPILGDHAKRFAPAAANGGTAAQAK, encoded by the coding sequence ATGAAACTCCCGTTCGTCCGCAGAAAGAAACATGAGGCCTCGCTGCTCCATGAGAAGACACGCCGTGTAAAGGCCAAGGAGTCCGGCAAGCGTGCCAAGAAATCGGCCGACCGTGCGAAAAAGAAGGTGAAGCAGCTGGAAGGCCGAATCACGGAGTTGCTCGGCATTCTGGAAATCATGCAAGGTCAGTTGGCTGGAACTGGAGCTGGAGCTGGAGCAGTGAATCCTGCGCCGGTGTCGCTGGTGAACGGAGATCTGCGTGCGCTGTTTGCGCTCAAGCTAAAAGGCGAAGGCATTGAGATTGGCGCCTTGCATTATCCCCTGCGCGTACCGCCGGGCGTGAAGGTGCGGTATGTGGACAAACGCACCAAGAAGGAGAACGAGGACACCTTTCCCGAGCTCGCGAGCAAGAACATCGTGGAGACCCACTGGATCGGGGATGGTCAGTGGCTTGAGGGCATGGCGGATGAGAGTCAGGATTTCGTCATCGCCAACCACATGTTGGAGCATTGCGTGAACCCGCTCAAGACACTCGAGCATTTCCTGCGGGTGCTCAGACCGGAAGGGCGGCTTTTCATCGCGCTTCCGGACAAGCGATTTACCTTCGATGTGGAGAGGCCGCTGACGCCCTTCGAACACGTGCTGCAGGACTATCGCTCCAATCGCCAGGTGGAGGATCGCGAGATGTATGAGGAGTATCGTGACTTTGTGGATGCCTCGTTCGACGTGGACAAGGCATTGCAGACAAAGGCCGATATCCATCACCATGTGTGGACCCAGGCGGAGGTGCTGGAGTTCTTTACCGAAGCCAAACGCAAGCTGGGGTGGCCACTGGAAATTGAGCTATTCGGGAGCCAGGGCATCGAGGTGGTGCTGGTCATGCAGAAGATCGAACCGATCCTCGGTGACCACGCCAAACGTTTCGCGCCTGCTGCCGCCAATGGGGGAACTGCCGCGCAGGCAAAATAG
- a CDS encoding glycosyltransferase family 2 protein, whose product MNSPGLDHRDPQGFVVDTGHAFAFSVTPAREESAGVLARRARLRGVDLCVTALSNSCTLQGWFVPAPSTDIFGIRAVTGQTILVARRKQFRPEALMENPGRPEALHSGFSIELTLESGWTRFELQYKSEQRKWVPFATCDVKLPWAWRFMKRFVRRAPANSYERWLRSYGDPDAMELEAMRDALGRMPSQPLLSVLMPVYDSPERWLHRAIQSVQKQVYANWELCIADDCSPSPRVREFLQKQAALDPRIKLCFRAANGHICRASNSALELCSGEFTVLLDHDDELPPHALFHIAWEAAQDPEVGIIFSDEDKVDANGVRSGPYFKPGWNYDLLLGQNCVSHLGAFRTSLLREVGGFRPGYEGSQDWDITLRAVTRCGRDKVRHIPRVLYHWRTLPTSTASSNEAKPYAASAGYRAVEDHLHATGTGAVLQPLDGGRWQVLWPLPEPAPRVSIIIPTRDQHALLRDAIESHMSITDYPDVELIVVDNESTCPDTLGYLQSLERTHANIKILRHTGAFNWSALNNLGAGETTGEVLVFLNNDVRITSPDWLRELVRQSCREGVGAVGACLLYDQGLIQHAGVVLSMAGVAGHVFRHSPPDAPSIGGPPDLVREVSAVTGACLAVRKDVFIQAGGFDEEALPIAYNDVDFCLRLRSLGLTNVYTPFATLVHHESQSRGAMEATSERKAAVALEAHELMRRWPLQVHRDPCYNVNLSLEVELPVMARPRREWPWLQAQGSCAAFQSQNPSRSL is encoded by the coding sequence ATGAACTCCCCTGGTTTGGACCATCGTGATCCGCAGGGATTTGTGGTGGATACAGGGCATGCTTTTGCCTTTTCCGTAACGCCGGCTCGCGAAGAGTCCGCCGGCGTGCTGGCACGCCGGGCGCGGCTTCGGGGTGTGGACCTCTGCGTGACGGCCCTGTCCAACTCCTGCACCCTGCAGGGCTGGTTCGTGCCGGCGCCTTCGACGGACATTTTCGGCATCCGGGCGGTCACCGGCCAGACCATCCTGGTGGCCAGGCGCAAACAATTCCGTCCGGAGGCCCTGATGGAGAATCCCGGGAGGCCGGAAGCTCTTCATTCTGGTTTTTCGATTGAGTTGACGTTGGAATCGGGGTGGACCCGTTTCGAACTGCAATACAAGTCCGAGCAGCGGAAGTGGGTGCCCTTTGCGACGTGCGATGTGAAACTTCCCTGGGCCTGGAGATTCATGAAGCGCTTCGTCCGCCGCGCCCCTGCAAACAGTTACGAACGCTGGCTGCGCAGCTATGGGGATCCGGATGCGATGGAACTGGAAGCCATGCGCGACGCCTTGGGACGCATGCCCAGCCAGCCGTTGCTGTCTGTCTTGATGCCAGTCTACGATTCGCCGGAGCGCTGGCTGCACCGTGCCATCCAGTCCGTCCAGAAGCAGGTGTATGCCAACTGGGAGCTGTGCATTGCAGATGATTGTTCCCCTTCTCCAAGAGTGCGTGAATTCCTGCAAAAGCAGGCTGCGCTCGATCCGCGCATCAAGCTGTGTTTCCGCGCGGCCAATGGGCACATCTGCCGTGCTTCAAACTCTGCGCTCGAGTTGTGCTCGGGCGAGTTCACCGTGCTGCTGGATCACGATGATGAACTCCCGCCGCACGCCCTGTTCCACATCGCCTGGGAGGCGGCGCAGGATCCCGAGGTGGGCATCATTTTCAGTGATGAAGACAAGGTCGATGCCAACGGCGTGCGAAGCGGTCCCTATTTCAAGCCCGGCTGGAATTATGACCTCCTTCTTGGGCAGAACTGTGTGAGCCACCTGGGAGCGTTTCGCACCAGCCTCCTTCGAGAGGTGGGGGGATTCCGGCCCGGTTACGAGGGCAGTCAGGATTGGGACATTACTCTGCGCGCCGTGACTCGCTGTGGCCGGGACAAGGTGCGGCACATTCCCAGAGTGCTCTACCACTGGCGCACCCTTCCGACTTCGACCGCATCCAGCAACGAGGCCAAGCCCTATGCCGCCTCGGCGGGATATCGCGCTGTGGAAGATCATCTGCATGCCACTGGCACTGGAGCGGTGTTGCAGCCCCTGGATGGTGGCAGATGGCAGGTGCTCTGGCCTCTGCCAGAGCCGGCGCCTCGCGTCTCCATCATCATTCCCACGAGAGATCAGCATGCGCTGCTCCGCGACGCCATCGAGTCCCACATGAGCATCACGGATTACCCGGATGTGGAATTGATCGTGGTCGACAATGAATCCACCTGTCCGGACACGCTGGGCTATTTGCAGTCGCTGGAACGAACGCATGCAAACATCAAGATCCTCCGGCATACAGGCGCGTTTAACTGGTCTGCCTTGAACAACCTGGGAGCCGGGGAGACCACGGGTGAGGTGCTCGTGTTCCTCAACAACGACGTGCGTATCACATCGCCTGACTGGCTTCGCGAACTCGTGCGCCAGTCCTGCCGGGAGGGCGTGGGAGCCGTGGGAGCCTGCTTGCTGTATGATCAAGGTCTCATCCAACATGCCGGCGTGGTATTGAGCATGGCTGGAGTTGCTGGGCATGTTTTCCGTCATTCGCCACCGGATGCACCTTCCATTGGTGGGCCGCCGGATCTCGTGCGGGAGGTGTCCGCCGTTACCGGAGCATGTCTGGCGGTGCGGAAGGACGTTTTCATCCAGGCGGGAGGATTCGACGAAGAGGCATTGCCCATCGCGTACAACGACGTGGACTTTTGCCTGCGCCTTCGGAGCCTGGGTTTGACGAATGTCTACACACCGTTCGCCACTCTTGTGCACCACGAATCCCAAAGCCGTGGCGCCATGGAGGCCACTTCGGAGCGCAAGGCGGCCGTGGCCCTTGAGGCTCATGAATTGATGCGCCGGTGGCCTCTGCAGGTTCACCGCGATCCGTGCTACAACGTCAACCTGTCCCTGGAAGTCGAACTGCCCGTCATGGCGCGTCCCCGCCGTGAGTGGCCCTGGTTGCAGGCCCAGGGCTCGTGCGCGGCATTTCAGTCCCAGAATCCATCTCGAAGCTTATGA
- a CDS encoding 1-deoxy-D-xylulose-5-phosphate reductoisomerase has translation MTSHPQQGLETTRSSSGALNVNVGAASTARDVHPVRRRKVLVLGSTGSIGTSAMKVARDIPDRMEIVGLAAQRSVDALVAQVVETKVKQVCVTDEDAAKRARELLPPDVRIFSGNAGLVEIVRESEADIVLVAIVGIAGLAPSLEAIERGMDLAVASKEILVMAGEAVMSSAARKNVNVLPVDSEHNAIFQCLEQRDPAHIRRLLLTASGGPFRKANAADLESVTVAQALKHPTWSMGRKITIDSATLFNKGLEMIEAHWLFGVPMKRVEVVVHPQSIVHSMVEFVDNSVLAQLSHSDMCFPIQYAVTWPDRVTNNLPPLDFAKLASLHFEAPREDVFPALRLAREAGDAGGTLPAVLNAANEVAVEAFLAGRVKFTAIWQTVERVMQAHDILAHPVLDQLVEADAWARRAAINHLA, from the coding sequence ATGACCTCCCACCCACAACAGGGGTTGGAAACCACCCGCTCCTCAAGCGGCGCCCTCAACGTCAACGTGGGTGCAGCATCCACGGCAAGGGACGTGCACCCGGTTCGCCGTCGCAAGGTGCTCGTCCTTGGCTCCACCGGCTCCATTGGCACCAGTGCCATGAAGGTGGCGCGGGACATTCCGGATCGCATGGAGATCGTGGGCCTGGCTGCCCAGCGCAGTGTGGACGCGCTTGTCGCACAGGTGGTGGAGACCAAGGTGAAGCAAGTGTGCGTGACGGATGAAGATGCCGCCAAGCGTGCGCGGGAACTGCTGCCACCCGATGTGCGGATCTTCTCGGGCAATGCTGGTCTTGTTGAAATCGTTCGCGAATCTGAGGCAGACATCGTGCTGGTGGCCATCGTTGGTATTGCCGGCCTCGCGCCTTCCCTTGAGGCCATCGAGCGCGGCATGGATCTCGCCGTGGCCAGCAAGGAGATTCTGGTGATGGCTGGTGAAGCGGTGATGTCTTCCGCTGCACGAAAGAACGTGAACGTGCTGCCTGTCGATAGCGAGCACAACGCCATCTTCCAATGCCTGGAGCAGCGGGACCCTGCGCACATCCGGCGCCTTCTGCTCACCGCAAGCGGTGGACCATTTCGCAAGGCGAATGCGGCGGATCTGGAGAGCGTTACCGTGGCTCAGGCGCTCAAGCATCCGACGTGGAGCATGGGACGGAAAATCACGATTGATTCCGCCACGCTGTTCAACAAAGGCCTGGAGATGATCGAGGCGCACTGGCTTTTCGGCGTGCCGATGAAACGCGTGGAAGTCGTGGTGCATCCGCAGAGCATTGTGCACAGCATGGTGGAGTTCGTGGACAACTCCGTGCTCGCGCAACTCAGCCACAGCGACATGTGTTTCCCGATCCAGTATGCCGTGACCTGGCCAGATCGCGTGACCAACAATCTTCCGCCGCTCGACTTTGCCAAGCTGGCCTCGCTTCATTTCGAAGCGCCGCGGGAGGATGTATTTCCCGCACTGCGTCTCGCGCGTGAAGCGGGAGATGCCGGCGGGACCTTGCCTGCCGTACTCAATGCGGCCAATGAAGTGGCCGTGGAGGCGTTCCTCGCCGGGCGCGTGAAATTCACCGCCATCTGGCAGACCGTCGAGCGCGTGATGCAGGCGCACGACATCCTGGCCCATCCCGTGCTGGACCAACTGGTCGAGGCGGACGCCTGGGCTCGTCGGGCCGCCATCAACCATCTCGCGTGA
- a CDS encoding phosphatidate cytidylyltransferase, giving the protein MSAPQSAPQTAPSKGKVFIIRLGSTIALWTLITIGLLMGLDWLLVLMIALAGIGTSAEYFRLEARDPRAKPYRWVGFGLCLAFWVVLGWQTIPQGIEPPWWLEAAFLAATLQAAFLPALAHTLEGRETLLRIYFTIFGVIYTALMMGFLARILFMEQAASGSHLLLMIIMVTKFSDMGAYAFGSLFGKHKMIPHISPAKTWEGLSGAFAGAFLAMCSMMLIVPDKLAPLTWTTALLLAPILCIAAVIGDLAESVLKRCHSIKDSGHKLPGIGGILDLTDSLLFTAPVCYFFLRIIA; this is encoded by the coding sequence ATGTCTGCCCCCCAGAGCGCTCCACAGACCGCCCCCAGCAAGGGAAAGGTGTTTATCATCCGTCTGGGAAGCACGATCGCCCTTTGGACGCTCATCACGATTGGGCTTCTGATGGGGCTCGACTGGCTGCTGGTGCTGATGATCGCCTTGGCAGGCATCGGCACCTCCGCGGAGTATTTCCGCCTGGAAGCCCGGGATCCACGGGCGAAGCCGTATCGGTGGGTCGGTTTTGGATTGTGCCTGGCATTTTGGGTCGTCCTCGGCTGGCAGACCATTCCGCAGGGCATTGAGCCTCCGTGGTGGCTGGAAGCGGCGTTCCTTGCCGCCACCCTCCAGGCTGCCTTCCTTCCCGCGCTCGCGCATACCTTGGAAGGTCGCGAGACGCTGCTCCGCATCTATTTCACCATCTTCGGGGTGATCTACACCGCGCTGATGATGGGCTTCCTCGCGCGCATCCTCTTCATGGAGCAGGCCGCGAGCGGGTCCCACCTGCTGCTCATGATCATCATGGTCACGAAGTTCAGTGACATGGGCGCCTATGCTTTTGGTTCCTTGTTCGGGAAGCACAAGATGATCCCCCACATCAGCCCGGCGAAGACCTGGGAGGGGTTGAGCGGTGCGTTTGCCGGGGCGTTTCTCGCCATGTGCAGCATGATGCTCATCGTGCCGGACAAGCTCGCGCCGCTCACCTGGACCACGGCGCTTCTCCTCGCGCCAATACTCTGTATTGCGGCGGTCATCGGTGACCTCGCGGAGTCCGTACTGAAACGCTGCCACAGCATCAAGGACTCCGGCCATAAGCTTCCCGGTATCGGCGGCATATTGGACCTCACGGACAGCCTTCTTTTCACGGCGCCCGTCTGCTATTTCTTCCTGCGCATCATTGCCTAG
- a CDS encoding dihydrodipicolinate synthase family protein translates to MNLPESQRLLGLTPATHTPFQPDGSLHLDAVEPLAAHLLKWNIGSVFIGGSTGESHSLTLAERNALTERWISVVKGTPLRVIVHVGANCLEDAASLAAHAQQHGAAAISALSPSYFKPRSVDVLISCAARIAAAAPDTPFYHYDIPAMTGVSFSMPEFLSKAAERIPTLAGLKFTNPDLMAYLQCLQMDPGYWDIPWGMDEWMLGALATGARGAVGSSFNFAAPVYQRLMAAFARNDLEAARTEQLRSTQIIATLARHGYMGAAKATMEMLGVPVGPPRLPNSTLDHSQKRVLQSELESLGFFEWLKPE, encoded by the coding sequence ATGAATCTGCCCGAATCCCAGCGCCTGCTCGGTCTCACCCCCGCCACCCACACGCCCTTCCAGCCTGATGGATCGCTCCATCTGGATGCCGTGGAGCCTCTCGCCGCCCACCTCCTGAAGTGGAACATCGGATCGGTATTCATCGGTGGCAGCACTGGGGAGAGTCACTCGCTGACCCTCGCGGAGCGAAACGCCCTCACCGAGCGCTGGATAAGCGTGGTGAAAGGCACACCCCTGCGCGTCATCGTCCACGTGGGGGCGAACTGCCTTGAAGACGCCGCCTCCCTTGCGGCACATGCCCAGCAGCACGGCGCCGCGGCCATTTCCGCGCTCTCGCCCTCCTATTTCAAGCCGCGCAGTGTGGATGTGCTCATCTCCTGTGCCGCCCGGATCGCGGCCGCCGCACCGGACACCCCTTTCTACCACTATGACATCCCCGCCATGACCGGGGTGTCCTTCTCCATGCCCGAGTTTCTTTCCAAGGCCGCCGAGCGCATCCCCACCCTGGCCGGTCTCAAATTCACGAATCCCGACCTGATGGCCTACCTGCAGTGCCTGCAGATGGACCCCGGCTACTGGGACATCCCCTGGGGCATGGACGAGTGGATGCTCGGTGCCCTGGCCACCGGGGCCCGCGGAGCCGTGGGCAGCAGCTTCAACTTCGCCGCCCCGGTGTACCAGCGACTGATGGCCGCCTTCGCCCGCAACGACCTGGAAGCGGCCCGCACGGAGCAACTCCGCAGCACGCAGATCATCGCCACGCTCGCCCGTCACGGGTACATGGGAGCCGCCAAGGCTACCATGGAGATGCTGGGCGTCCCCGTGGGGCCACCCCGCCTGCCCAACAGTACCCTGGATCACTCGCAAAAGAGGGTGCTCCAGAGCGAGCTGGAGTCCCTGGGATTCTTTGAGTGGCTGAAACCGGAGTAA
- a CDS encoding carbon-nitrogen hydrolase family protein, whose amino-acid sequence MNARFLRAAFLSFALSGSVLRGASPPSNWQSWAPREEIAPEFSFEEKAGVDGKGAWIIKTAQREGQQGCWKGEFPVQGGKPHRFLVWYKARGVENADHSVVARILWRDAQDKPLKHAEPTFTAYRKGESPKAEPEYPSRQEEVKNWGRMSDTYLVPPGATKGIVELYLQWQPGARVEWSGISLEEVAEMPSRKVRLATIHFQPREGKTILEKARLFEPLLAEAAKQKADFVVLPETLTYYASGKSMVECAETVPGSVTDYFGTLAKQHNNYIVAGLIERDGPLVYNVAVLIGPDGKVAGKYRKCALPRSEVEAGVTPGHEYPVFNTRFGKVGMMVCYDGFFPEVARQLTINGAEVIAWPVWGCNPMLAQARACENHVYVVSSTYGKPEDGWMLSAIYGHDGTVLDYAKEWSTVVVQEVDLEKREHWNSLGDFKAQIPSHRPPWVTTAK is encoded by the coding sequence ATGAACGCAAGGTTCCTCCGTGCTGCTTTCCTGTCTTTTGCTCTTTCTGGTTCCGTATTGCGGGGCGCGTCTCCGCCCTCGAACTGGCAGAGCTGGGCACCTCGTGAAGAGATTGCGCCGGAATTTTCTTTCGAGGAAAAGGCCGGGGTCGATGGCAAAGGCGCCTGGATCATCAAGACCGCGCAGCGAGAAGGGCAGCAGGGCTGCTGGAAGGGGGAGTTTCCAGTGCAGGGTGGCAAGCCCCATCGCTTTTTGGTTTGGTACAAGGCTCGTGGTGTGGAGAATGCGGACCACAGCGTCGTCGCCCGCATTCTGTGGCGGGATGCTCAGGACAAGCCGCTGAAGCACGCCGAGCCCACCTTCACTGCCTATCGCAAAGGTGAATCTCCCAAGGCCGAGCCCGAGTACCCGAGTCGTCAGGAGGAAGTCAAAAATTGGGGACGCATGAGTGACACCTATCTCGTGCCACCGGGAGCTACCAAGGGCATTGTTGAGCTGTATTTGCAGTGGCAGCCCGGCGCCCGGGTGGAGTGGAGCGGCATCAGTCTCGAGGAGGTGGCGGAGATGCCCTCACGCAAGGTGCGGTTGGCCACGATTCATTTCCAGCCGCGTGAAGGGAAGACCATCCTGGAGAAGGCGCGTCTCTTCGAGCCCCTGCTGGCCGAGGCGGCGAAACAGAAAGCGGACTTCGTGGTGCTGCCGGAAACGCTCACTTACTACGCAAGCGGCAAGTCCATGGTGGAGTGCGCGGAAACGGTGCCGGGCAGTGTGACGGATTACTTCGGCACGCTGGCGAAGCAGCATAACAACTACATCGTGGCCGGCCTCATCGAGCGCGACGGCCCGCTGGTGTACAATGTGGCGGTGTTGATTGGCCCGGATGGCAAGGTTGCGGGCAAGTATCGCAAATGCGCCCTGCCTCGCAGTGAGGTGGAGGCCGGTGTGACTCCGGGGCATGAGTACCCGGTCTTCAACACCCGCTTTGGCAAGGTCGGCATGATGGTGTGTTATGACGGATTTTTTCCTGAAGTGGCGCGCCAGCTCACCATCAATGGCGCAGAAGTGATCGCGTGGCCCGTGTGGGGATGCAATCCCATGCTGGCCCAGGCTCGCGCCTGCGAAAACCACGTGTATGTAGTGAGCAGCACCTATGGGAAACCCGAGGATGGCTGGATGCTCTCCGCCATCTATGGACACGACGGCACGGTACTGGACTACGCCAAGGAATGGAGCACCGTGGTGGTGCAGGAGGTGGATCTGGAGAAGCGCGAGCACTGGAACAGCCTCGGCGATTTCAAGGCCCAGATCCCCAGCCACCGTCCCCCTTGGGTGACGACTGCCAAGTAA